Proteins encoded in a region of the Bacteroidota bacterium genome:
- a CDS encoding tetratricopeptide repeat protein, which translates to MNSIKKILFSICCFLFFASTIFSQNDSLIDVWNNANRHDTVRAMAMHVYSRRLAFNNPDTTLILSNQLLQFSKERGLKKFEVGARNNIALSYYVKGEYKLAIDNYSESVAELKALIFGQDTTLKVFAKTLLGKTYNNIGNVYLDKGDYPLALDFYFQSLKVVEEMGDKKAQSIALGNVGIIYGIQKNYENSIKYFVKSLQMDSLTGFKSGMASNYSNISNLYQEKGDLKISLIYQLKSLDLRKEIGEKDGIVLSLVSLGSLNAEFGYTAERENKPKEEVTAHFNDAVKYFSEALNLAREIGEQRNEAVALMGLGNCAIKLGDPAKGVTLCENSLTIAEKIQSDGEIRDACKCLYYAYSALKNPAKALPYFERFISIRDTLNSAERIREIAQKQFEFDYTKKAAADSLRAHEQKILIQSELKNEKTRRYFLYGGLLLVIVFAAFMYSRYKISQEQKQIIEKQKTLVEEKQKEIVDSIQYAKKIQKTLLAHDAFLNQELNDYFILYKPKDIVSGDFYWATKKENRFYFAVCDSTGHGVPGAFMSLLNASLLNEAIVEKGIEKPGDIFNYVRAKLISNMSAEAQKDGMDGVLICIDKVSGEISYAAANNKPLLMTSNGALELPGDKMPIGIGERKDDFTTHNISYSKGDRLYLFTDGYADQFGGEKGKKFKHKQLEQLITEINHKFSNEKKEILNTTFENWRGSLEQVDDVCIAGLVL; encoded by the coding sequence ATGAACAGTATTAAAAAAATCCTATTCTCGATTTGTTGCTTTTTGTTTTTTGCAAGTACGATTTTTTCTCAAAACGACAGTTTAATTGATGTTTGGAATAATGCAAATCGTCATGACACGGTTCGCGCTATGGCTATGCATGTTTATTCGCGTCGTTTAGCATTTAATAATCCTGATACCACATTAATTCTCTCCAATCAATTGTTGCAATTCAGTAAGGAGCGTGGATTGAAAAAATTTGAAGTCGGCGCGCGTAACAACATTGCATTAAGTTATTATGTGAAGGGTGAATATAAATTAGCTATCGATAACTATAGTGAAAGTGTTGCTGAGTTGAAAGCATTAATATTCGGACAAGACACCACTCTGAAAGTTTTTGCAAAAACTTTACTGGGTAAAACCTATAATAACATTGGTAATGTTTATTTAGATAAAGGTGATTATCCTTTGGCACTAGATTTTTATTTTCAAAGTTTGAAGGTGGTAGAGGAAATGGGCGATAAGAAAGCGCAATCAATTGCCTTAGGGAATGTTGGAATTATTTATGGCATTCAAAAGAATTATGAAAACTCTATTAAATATTTTGTCAAGAGTTTGCAGATGGATAGCTTGACGGGTTTCAAATCCGGAATGGCCAGCAATTACAGTAACATCAGTAATCTTTATCAGGAAAAAGGCGACTTAAAAATTTCATTAATCTACCAACTAAAATCACTCGATTTAAGGAAGGAAATTGGAGAGAAAGATGGAATCGTACTTTCATTGGTAAGTTTAGGCAGCTTAAATGCGGAGTTCGGATATACAGCAGAACGCGAAAATAAACCGAAAGAAGAAGTAACGGCTCATTTCAACGACGCAGTGAAATATTTTTCGGAGGCATTAAATTTGGCGCGTGAAATTGGAGAACAAAGAAATGAAGCAGTTGCTTTAATGGGTTTAGGAAATTGTGCCATTAAATTGGGTGATCCTGCCAAAGGCGTAACACTGTGTGAAAATAGCTTGACAATTGCTGAGAAAATTCAATCGGATGGTGAGATACGTGATGCGTGCAAATGTTTGTATTATGCGTATTCTGCTCTTAAGAATCCTGCAAAGGCATTACCTTATTTTGAGCGTTTCATTTCAATTCGTGATACTTTAAACAGTGCCGAGCGTATTCGTGAAATAGCGCAAAAGCAATTCGAATTTGATTACACTAAAAAAGCCGCTGCTGATAGTTTGCGTGCCCATGAACAAAAAATATTAATTCAGTCAGAGTTGAAAAACGAAAAAACCCGAAGGTATTTTTTGTATGGAGGTTTACTTCTTGTAATTGTGTTTGCTGCTTTCATGTATAGCCGCTATAAAATTTCTCAAGAGCAAAAGCAAATTATTGAGAAGCAAAAAACATTGGTGGAGGAAAAACAAAAGGAAATAGTTGATTCTATTCAGTACGCAAAAAAAATTCAGAAAACATTATTGGCACACGACGCTTTCTTGAATCAGGAACTCAACGACTATTTCATTTTATACAAACCCAAAGATATAGTGAGCGGTGATTTCTATTGGGCAACGAAAAAGGAAAACCGTTTTTATTTTGCCGTATGTGATAGTACAGGTCACGGTGTTCCCGGAGCATTTATGAGTTTGTTGAACGCTTCTCTATTAAATGAAGCAATTGTAGAAAAGGGGATTGAGAAACCCGGGGATATATTTAATTATGTTCGCGCTAAATTAATTTCCAATATGTCGGCGGAAGCGCAAAAGGACGGAATGGATGGAGTTTTAATTTGCATCGATAAGGTTTCGGGCGAAATTTCTTACGCTGCGGCCAATAATAAACCTTTACTCATGACTTCAAACGGTGCTTTAGAATTACCCGGCGATAAAATGCCGATAGGTATTGGAGAAAGGAAAGATGATTTTACAACACACAACATATCCTATTCAAAGGGCGATCGTTTGTATTTATTTACCGACGGTTATGCCGATCAGTTTGGTGGAGAAAAGGGAAAAAAATTCAAGCATAAACAATTAGAGCAATTAATTACAGAGATTAACCATAAATTCTCTAACGAAAAGAAAGAAATTTTAAATACTACTTTCGAAAATTGGCGAGGCTCACTCGAACAGGTAGATGATGTGTGCATTGCAGGATTGGTATTATAA